The Amaranthus tricolor cultivar Red isolate AtriRed21 chromosome 6, ASM2621246v1, whole genome shotgun sequence genome has a segment encoding these proteins:
- the LOC130815837 gene encoding arginine--tRNA ligase, chloroplastic/mitochondrial-like isoform X3, translated as MSLFSKIKGKNADFKNPRSVGEAIMKNLPESEMIESCSIAGPGFVNVVLSKTWLAKSIQKMLTEGIETWAPKLSVNRAVVDFSSPNIAKEMHVGHLRSTIIGDTLARMLEFSGVEVLRRNHVGDWGTQFGMLIEFLFEQFPEWENENEIPIQNLEAFYKQSKKRFDDDPDFKEKAQKAVVSLQGGDPKYRKAWATICEISRREFQKVYERLGVHLEEKGESFYNPYIPSVLESLSKDGLIEESEGARVIFIEGKKIPLIVVKRDGGYNYASTDLAALWYRLNEEKAQWIIYVTDVGQREHFEMFFHAAKRAGWLPADDKEYPKVNHVGFGLVLGEDGKRFRTRSSEVVRLVDLLDEAKNRSKQALVERGKAEEWSEEQLVQTAEAVGYGAVKYADLKNNRLTNYTFNFDQMLNDKGNTAVYLLYAHARICSIIRKSGKDIEELKKSGVIVLDHSDERALGLHLLLFSEIVEEACKNLLPNVICEYLYNLSEFFTKFYSNCQVVGSPEETSRLLLCEATAVVMRKCFNLLGITPVYQI; from the exons ATGAGTTTGTTCTCCAAAATTAAGGGGAAAAATGCTGATTTTAAAAACCCTAGATCAGTCGGCGAG GCTATCATGAAAAATTTGCCTGAATCGGAAATGATTGAGAGTTGTTCAATAGCGGGACCTGGGTTCGTGAATGTTGTCTTGTCGAAGACATGGTTAGCAAAG AGCATCCAAAAGATGCTTACAGAAGGAATTGAGACGTGGGCGCCAAAGCTGTCAGTTAACAGAGCTGTAGTAGACTTCTCTTCACCGAACATAGCAAAAGAAATGCACGTAGGACACTTGAGGTCTACCATCATTGGAGATACCCTGGCTCGTATGCTTGAGTTTTCTGGTGTGGAAGTGCTTAGGAGAAACCATGTTGGTGATTGGGGTACACAG TTTGGTATGCTGATCGAGTTCTTGTTTGAACAATTTCCTGAATGggaaaatgaaaatgagatTCCAATCCAAAATCTTGAG GCCTTTTACAAACAATCGAAAAAGAGATTTGACGATGATCCTGATTTCAAGGAAAAGGCACAAAAGGCTGTGGTGAGCCTTCAG GGTGGAGATCCTAAATATCGTAAAGCATGGGCGACAATTTGTGAAATTAGTCGTAGGGAATTTCAGAAAGTTTATGAGCGCCTTGGAGTTCACTTAGAGGAAAAG GGAGAAAGCTTCTATAATCCCTATATTCCAAGCGTTTTGGAGTCTTTGAGCAAAGATGGTTTGATTGAAGAAAGTGAAGGCGCTCGAGTTATATTTATTGAAGGGAAAAAGATTCCTCTTATAGTTGTTAAGAGAGATGGAGGTTACAATTATGCTTCTACTGATTTAGCAGCTCTTTG GTACCGTCTCAATGAAGAAAAGGCCCAATGGATAATATATGTAACAGATGTTGGTCAGCGTGAACACTTTGAAATGTTCTTCCAT GCTGCGAAGCGTGCTGGCTGGCTTCCAGCTGATGACAAGGAATACCCAAAAGTAAATCATGTTGGATTTGGTCTTGTTCTTGGAGAAGATGGAAAGCGTTTCCGAACTCGAAGCTCTGAGGTTGTTCGTCTCGTTGATTTGCTTGATGAAGCCAAAAACCGTAGTAAACAAGCTCTTGTTGAACGAG GTAAAGCTGAAGAGTGGTCAGAGGAGCAATTGGTGCAAACTGCTGAAGCTGTCGGTTATGGGGCGGTCAA GTATGCTGACTTGAAGAACAATAGACTTACCAACTATACCTTTAACTTCGATCAGATGCTTAATGACAAG GGAAATACTGCAGTCTATTTACTCTATGCTCATGCTCGAATTTGTTCAATTATCAGGAAATCTGGTAAAGACATCGAGGAATTAAAGAAG AGTGGAGTAATAGTTTTGGATCATTCAGATGAGCGTGCTTTGggtcttcatttgcttcttttCTCTGAG ATTGTTGAGGAAGCTTGTAAAAATCTCTTGCCAAATGTTATATGCGAGTACTTGTACAACTTGTCAGAGTTTTTCACGAAGTTCTACTCCAATTGCCAG GTTGTAGGCTCACCAGAAGAAACAAGCCGACTCTTGTTGTGTGAAGCTACTGCTGTCGTGATGAGGAAATGTTTTAACCTTCTTGGTATTACTCCTGTCTACCAGATATGA
- the LOC130815837 gene encoding arginine--tRNA ligase, cytoplasmic-like isoform X1, protein MKSSTLLLTPVSSSSHFLSLHSSSLFPSSISLSSSGFFRSTTRRLLFGSKIQALSTMAAEEGVGNVKRQLAKVFEKSLRATVPNEADVEPLIVPCAANFGDYACNNAMSLFSKIKGKNADFKNPRSVGEAIMKNLPESEMIESCSIAGPGFVNVVLSKTWLAKSIQKMLTEGIETWAPKLSVNRAVVDFSSPNIAKEMHVGHLRSTIIGDTLARMLEFSGVEVLRRNHVGDWGTQFGMLIEFLFEQFPEWENENEIPIQNLEAFYKQSKKRFDDDPDFKEKAQKAVVSLQGGDPKYRKAWATICEISRREFQKVYERLGVHLEEKGESFYNPYIPSVLESLSKDGLIEESEGARVIFIEGKKIPLIVVKRDGGYNYASTDLAALWYRLNEEKAQWIIYVTDVGQREHFEMFFHAAKRAGWLPADDKEYPKVNHVGFGLVLGEDGKRFRTRSSEVVRLVDLLDEAKNRSKQALVERGKAEEWSEEQLVQTAEAVGYGAVKYADLKNNRLTNYTFNFDQMLNDKGNTAVYLLYAHARICSIIRKSGKDIEELKKSGVIVLDHSDERALGLHLLLFSEIVEEACKNLLPNVICEYLYNLSEFFTKFYSNCQVVGSPEETSRLLLCEATAVVMRKCFNLLGITPVYQI, encoded by the exons ATGAAGAGTTCCACTCTTTTGCTGACGCCGGTTTCATCCTCTTcacactttctctctcttcattctTCCTCTCTCTTTCCCTCTTctatttctctctcctcctccG GTTTCTTTAGGAGTACTACTAGGAGGCTTTTATTTGGTAGCAAAATACAAGCTTTATCAACAATGGCAGCA GAAGAAGGTGTTGGAAACGTTAAGAGGCAATTAGCTAAGGTGTTTGAAAAATCACTCCGGGCTACTGTCCCAAATGAGGCAGATGTTGAGCCACTGATTGTCCCTTGTGCTGCGAATTTTGGTGATTATGCTTG TAACAATGCAATGAGTTTGTTCTCCAAAATTAAGGGGAAAAATGCTGATTTTAAAAACCCTAGATCAGTCGGCGAG GCTATCATGAAAAATTTGCCTGAATCGGAAATGATTGAGAGTTGTTCAATAGCGGGACCTGGGTTCGTGAATGTTGTCTTGTCGAAGACATGGTTAGCAAAG AGCATCCAAAAGATGCTTACAGAAGGAATTGAGACGTGGGCGCCAAAGCTGTCAGTTAACAGAGCTGTAGTAGACTTCTCTTCACCGAACATAGCAAAAGAAATGCACGTAGGACACTTGAGGTCTACCATCATTGGAGATACCCTGGCTCGTATGCTTGAGTTTTCTGGTGTGGAAGTGCTTAGGAGAAACCATGTTGGTGATTGGGGTACACAG TTTGGTATGCTGATCGAGTTCTTGTTTGAACAATTTCCTGAATGggaaaatgaaaatgagatTCCAATCCAAAATCTTGAG GCCTTTTACAAACAATCGAAAAAGAGATTTGACGATGATCCTGATTTCAAGGAAAAGGCACAAAAGGCTGTGGTGAGCCTTCAG GGTGGAGATCCTAAATATCGTAAAGCATGGGCGACAATTTGTGAAATTAGTCGTAGGGAATTTCAGAAAGTTTATGAGCGCCTTGGAGTTCACTTAGAGGAAAAG GGAGAAAGCTTCTATAATCCCTATATTCCAAGCGTTTTGGAGTCTTTGAGCAAAGATGGTTTGATTGAAGAAAGTGAAGGCGCTCGAGTTATATTTATTGAAGGGAAAAAGATTCCTCTTATAGTTGTTAAGAGAGATGGAGGTTACAATTATGCTTCTACTGATTTAGCAGCTCTTTG GTACCGTCTCAATGAAGAAAAGGCCCAATGGATAATATATGTAACAGATGTTGGTCAGCGTGAACACTTTGAAATGTTCTTCCAT GCTGCGAAGCGTGCTGGCTGGCTTCCAGCTGATGACAAGGAATACCCAAAAGTAAATCATGTTGGATTTGGTCTTGTTCTTGGAGAAGATGGAAAGCGTTTCCGAACTCGAAGCTCTGAGGTTGTTCGTCTCGTTGATTTGCTTGATGAAGCCAAAAACCGTAGTAAACAAGCTCTTGTTGAACGAG GTAAAGCTGAAGAGTGGTCAGAGGAGCAATTGGTGCAAACTGCTGAAGCTGTCGGTTATGGGGCGGTCAA GTATGCTGACTTGAAGAACAATAGACTTACCAACTATACCTTTAACTTCGATCAGATGCTTAATGACAAG GGAAATACTGCAGTCTATTTACTCTATGCTCATGCTCGAATTTGTTCAATTATCAGGAAATCTGGTAAAGACATCGAGGAATTAAAGAAG AGTGGAGTAATAGTTTTGGATCATTCAGATGAGCGTGCTTTGggtcttcatttgcttcttttCTCTGAG ATTGTTGAGGAAGCTTGTAAAAATCTCTTGCCAAATGTTATATGCGAGTACTTGTACAACTTGTCAGAGTTTTTCACGAAGTTCTACTCCAATTGCCAG GTTGTAGGCTCACCAGAAGAAACAAGCCGACTCTTGTTGTGTGAAGCTACTGCTGTCGTGATGAGGAAATGTTTTAACCTTCTTGGTATTACTCCTGTCTACCAGATATGA
- the LOC130815837 gene encoding arginine--tRNA ligase, chloroplastic/mitochondrial-like isoform X2: protein MAAEEGVGNVKRQLAKVFEKSLRATVPNEADVEPLIVPCAANFGDYACNNAMSLFSKIKGKNADFKNPRSVGEAIMKNLPESEMIESCSIAGPGFVNVVLSKTWLAKSIQKMLTEGIETWAPKLSVNRAVVDFSSPNIAKEMHVGHLRSTIIGDTLARMLEFSGVEVLRRNHVGDWGTQFGMLIEFLFEQFPEWENENEIPIQNLEAFYKQSKKRFDDDPDFKEKAQKAVVSLQGGDPKYRKAWATICEISRREFQKVYERLGVHLEEKGESFYNPYIPSVLESLSKDGLIEESEGARVIFIEGKKIPLIVVKRDGGYNYASTDLAALWYRLNEEKAQWIIYVTDVGQREHFEMFFHAAKRAGWLPADDKEYPKVNHVGFGLVLGEDGKRFRTRSSEVVRLVDLLDEAKNRSKQALVERGKAEEWSEEQLVQTAEAVGYGAVKYADLKNNRLTNYTFNFDQMLNDKGNTAVYLLYAHARICSIIRKSGKDIEELKKSGVIVLDHSDERALGLHLLLFSEIVEEACKNLLPNVICEYLYNLSEFFTKFYSNCQVVGSPEETSRLLLCEATAVVMRKCFNLLGITPVYQI, encoded by the exons ATGGCAGCA GAAGAAGGTGTTGGAAACGTTAAGAGGCAATTAGCTAAGGTGTTTGAAAAATCACTCCGGGCTACTGTCCCAAATGAGGCAGATGTTGAGCCACTGATTGTCCCTTGTGCTGCGAATTTTGGTGATTATGCTTG TAACAATGCAATGAGTTTGTTCTCCAAAATTAAGGGGAAAAATGCTGATTTTAAAAACCCTAGATCAGTCGGCGAG GCTATCATGAAAAATTTGCCTGAATCGGAAATGATTGAGAGTTGTTCAATAGCGGGACCTGGGTTCGTGAATGTTGTCTTGTCGAAGACATGGTTAGCAAAG AGCATCCAAAAGATGCTTACAGAAGGAATTGAGACGTGGGCGCCAAAGCTGTCAGTTAACAGAGCTGTAGTAGACTTCTCTTCACCGAACATAGCAAAAGAAATGCACGTAGGACACTTGAGGTCTACCATCATTGGAGATACCCTGGCTCGTATGCTTGAGTTTTCTGGTGTGGAAGTGCTTAGGAGAAACCATGTTGGTGATTGGGGTACACAG TTTGGTATGCTGATCGAGTTCTTGTTTGAACAATTTCCTGAATGggaaaatgaaaatgagatTCCAATCCAAAATCTTGAG GCCTTTTACAAACAATCGAAAAAGAGATTTGACGATGATCCTGATTTCAAGGAAAAGGCACAAAAGGCTGTGGTGAGCCTTCAG GGTGGAGATCCTAAATATCGTAAAGCATGGGCGACAATTTGTGAAATTAGTCGTAGGGAATTTCAGAAAGTTTATGAGCGCCTTGGAGTTCACTTAGAGGAAAAG GGAGAAAGCTTCTATAATCCCTATATTCCAAGCGTTTTGGAGTCTTTGAGCAAAGATGGTTTGATTGAAGAAAGTGAAGGCGCTCGAGTTATATTTATTGAAGGGAAAAAGATTCCTCTTATAGTTGTTAAGAGAGATGGAGGTTACAATTATGCTTCTACTGATTTAGCAGCTCTTTG GTACCGTCTCAATGAAGAAAAGGCCCAATGGATAATATATGTAACAGATGTTGGTCAGCGTGAACACTTTGAAATGTTCTTCCAT GCTGCGAAGCGTGCTGGCTGGCTTCCAGCTGATGACAAGGAATACCCAAAAGTAAATCATGTTGGATTTGGTCTTGTTCTTGGAGAAGATGGAAAGCGTTTCCGAACTCGAAGCTCTGAGGTTGTTCGTCTCGTTGATTTGCTTGATGAAGCCAAAAACCGTAGTAAACAAGCTCTTGTTGAACGAG GTAAAGCTGAAGAGTGGTCAGAGGAGCAATTGGTGCAAACTGCTGAAGCTGTCGGTTATGGGGCGGTCAA GTATGCTGACTTGAAGAACAATAGACTTACCAACTATACCTTTAACTTCGATCAGATGCTTAATGACAAG GGAAATACTGCAGTCTATTTACTCTATGCTCATGCTCGAATTTGTTCAATTATCAGGAAATCTGGTAAAGACATCGAGGAATTAAAGAAG AGTGGAGTAATAGTTTTGGATCATTCAGATGAGCGTGCTTTGggtcttcatttgcttcttttCTCTGAG ATTGTTGAGGAAGCTTGTAAAAATCTCTTGCCAAATGTTATATGCGAGTACTTGTACAACTTGTCAGAGTTTTTCACGAAGTTCTACTCCAATTGCCAG GTTGTAGGCTCACCAGAAGAAACAAGCCGACTCTTGTTGTGTGAAGCTACTGCTGTCGTGATGAGGAAATGTTTTAACCTTCTTGGTATTACTCCTGTCTACCAGATATGA